The following are encoded together in the Sphingomicrobium clamense genome:
- the aroB gene encoding 3-dehydroquinate synthase, with protein sequence MNARTEIMVGPLASHAEALEEVAKGEPLFLVTDPHVWSLQGELVADLVDVVPHFVPRGEDAKSWQHLQALIGDLAAANHPRSRPIVALGGGSVGDLTGFAASIYRRGCPVIHIPTTLLAQVDSAVGGKTAIDAEGEKNLVGSFHLPAMVLADPAFLATLDRRQMRAGLAEVIKYGAIADPDFFAWVGAHGEAILSADANACTRAATHCIAAKQAIVESDLYDLGGKRALLNFGHTFGHAIESVAGLGKVLHGEAVAIGMMLATRLSERLGIAEPGSIELMADMLGRTGLPSRLSDAGLGGRGEELLPYMLRDKKNRDARVMLILLKRIGEAFATDEIEAETLASFLRDAG encoded by the coding sequence ATGAATGCCAGGACCGAGATCATGGTGGGCCCCCTCGCCTCGCACGCCGAGGCGCTGGAGGAGGTCGCCAAGGGCGAACCGCTTTTCCTCGTCACCGACCCCCACGTCTGGTCGCTCCAAGGTGAACTGGTCGCGGACCTCGTCGATGTCGTTCCGCACTTCGTGCCGCGGGGTGAGGACGCCAAGAGCTGGCAACATCTCCAGGCGCTGATCGGTGATCTCGCGGCGGCCAATCATCCGCGCAGTCGACCCATTGTCGCGCTGGGTGGTGGGTCGGTTGGCGACCTTACAGGCTTTGCCGCGTCCATCTATCGGCGGGGCTGCCCCGTCATCCACATCCCGACCACCTTGCTGGCACAGGTCGACAGCGCGGTTGGCGGCAAGACCGCAATCGATGCCGAAGGCGAAAAGAATCTCGTCGGCAGCTTCCACCTGCCCGCCATGGTCCTTGCCGATCCGGCATTCCTCGCCACGCTCGACCGCCGACAGATGCGTGCGGGCCTTGCCGAGGTCATCAAATATGGCGCCATCGCCGATCCGGATTTCTTCGCCTGGGTCGGTGCGCATGGCGAGGCAATCCTGTCGGCAGACGCCAATGCCTGCACGCGCGCCGCGACGCATTGCATCGCCGCCAAGCAGGCGATCGTCGAAAGCGACCTTTACGACCTTGGCGGCAAGCGCGCCTTGCTCAATTTCGGGCATACGTTCGGCCACGCGATCGAGTCGGTCGCCGGGCTCGGCAAGGTGCTACACGGCGAAGCGGTCGCGATCGGCATGATGCTCGCCACGCGTCTCTCGGAACGGCTCGGCATCGCCGAGCCGGGGTCGATCGAGTTGATGGCCGACATGCTCGGCCGCACCGGCCTTCCCTCGCGCCTGTCGGATGCAGGACTTGGCGGGCGCGGCGAGGAATTGCTGCCCTACATGCTCAGGGACAAGAAGAACCGCGATGCGCGGGTCATGCTGATCCTGTTGAAACGGATCGGCGAAGCCTTCGCCACCGACGAAATCGAAGCCGAAACGCTTGCCAGCTTTCTGCGCGACGCCGGCTAG
- a CDS encoding iron-sulfur cluster assembly scaffold protein, with protein sequence MAAGLTEPPYTKDILRLAAGQEHHGKLADPDAIVERRSRTCGSTIALDLATVDRRVADIAVRVEACAYGQAAATLMTRYARGKTREEVDAAIAALKHWLDGSSEDPGDWPEIDRLAPARPRTGRHGAILLPFEALSEALGETIDGR encoded by the coding sequence ATGGCGGCGGGGCTGACCGAGCCGCCTTACACCAAGGACATCCTGCGGCTCGCCGCGGGGCAGGAACATCACGGCAAGCTCGCCGATCCCGACGCCATTGTAGAACGCCGCAGTCGCACGTGTGGCTCGACGATCGCGCTCGACCTCGCCACCGTCGACCGTCGCGTCGCCGACATCGCCGTGCGCGTCGAGGCCTGCGCCTATGGCCAGGCCGCGGCGACTCTGATGACCCGCTACGCACGAGGCAAGACGCGCGAAGAGGTCGATGCAGCCATCGCCGCGCTCAAGCATTGGCTCGATGGAAGCAGCGAGGATCCCGGCGACTGGCCCGAGATCGACCGTCTCGCGCCCGCGCGCCCTCGCACGGGACGCCACGGCGCGATCCTGCTTCCGTTCGAAGCGTTGAGTGAAGCCCTGGGGGAGACGATCGATGGCAGGTGA
- a CDS encoding MFS transporter, with protein sequence MSLLPAPLRIPDFRAFVTARLASTMAQMAMVIVIGWQVYDIARETMGVNAAALRLGFIGVVQFVPLFALTLVSGHVADKFDRRWVGRAAIALELFCAGALGAVALADEMTLTHLYVIAALLGVARAFAGPALGALAPNIVPRDILPNAIALSSVAWQTGTIVGPALGGYLYVVSPATAYLGSAFLFGASLLLLFLVKTPALPDAGEEAPDPWGRIKRGLTYVRQNKLVLGAITLDLFAVLLAGATALLPIFARDILQTGPEGLGHLRAAPAIGATLTAAFFAIRPLKTNVGTKMLWAVVVFGGATIVFGLSRNMWLSLIMLAILGAADMFSVYVRQSLIQLYTPDAMRGRVGAVSTLAISASNELGEAESGFLAALIGPVAAVVVGGVGAILTVGIWARRFPELRLARNFDPPDPDK encoded by the coding sequence ATGAGCCTCCTCCCCGCACCGCTGCGCATTCCCGATTTCCGCGCGTTTGTGACCGCCCGGCTGGCGTCGACCATGGCGCAGATGGCGATGGTGATCGTCATCGGCTGGCAGGTCTACGACATTGCGCGCGAGACGATGGGGGTGAACGCGGCCGCGCTGCGGCTCGGCTTCATCGGGGTCGTGCAGTTCGTGCCCCTGTTTGCGCTGACGCTCGTCTCGGGCCATGTCGCGGACAAGTTCGACCGGCGCTGGGTGGGACGCGCGGCCATTGCGCTCGAGCTCTTCTGCGCCGGCGCGCTCGGCGCGGTCGCGCTCGCCGACGAGATGACGCTGACGCACCTCTACGTCATCGCCGCCCTCCTGGGCGTGGCGCGCGCGTTCGCGGGACCGGCGCTGGGGGCGCTGGCGCCCAATATCGTGCCGCGCGACATCCTCCCCAATGCGATCGCGCTGTCGTCGGTGGCGTGGCAGACCGGCACCATCGTCGGGCCGGCGCTCGGCGGCTACCTCTATGTCGTCTCGCCCGCGACGGCCTATCTGGGCTCGGCCTTCCTGTTTGGCGCCTCGCTGCTGCTGCTCTTCCTGGTGAAGACGCCCGCGCTCCCCGATGCAGGAGAGGAGGCGCCCGACCCGTGGGGACGGATCAAGCGCGGCCTCACCTATGTGCGGCAAAACAAGCTGGTGCTGGGCGCCATCACGCTCGACCTCTTCGCGGTCCTGCTGGCGGGTGCAACCGCCCTGCTCCCCATCTTTGCGCGCGACATATTGCAGACGGGTCCAGAAGGCCTCGGCCATCTACGCGCCGCGCCCGCGATCGGGGCGACGCTGACCGCGGCCTTTTTCGCGATCCGACCCCTGAAGACCAATGTCGGGACCAAGATGCTGTGGGCGGTGGTCGTCTTCGGGGGCGCGACGATCGTCTTCGGCCTGTCGCGCAACATGTGGCTGTCGCTCATCATGCTCGCCATCCTGGGCGCGGCCGACATGTTCTCCGTCTATGTGCGCCAGTCGCTCATCCAGCTCTACACGCCCGACGCGATGCGCGGCCGCGTCGGTGCGGTCTCGACGCTCGCGATCAGCGCGTCGAACGAGCTGGGCGAGGCGGAAAGCGGTTTCCTTGCGGCGCTGATCGGACCGGTCGCGGCGGTCGTCGTGGGCGGCGTCGGCGCGATCCTGACCGTGGGAATTTGGGCGAGACGCTTCCCAGAACTGCGTTTGGCGCGTAACTTCGATCCACCGGACCCCGATAAGTAG
- the cysS gene encoding cysteine--tRNA ligase: MTIRLHDTMAREKRDFVPADPDRVTIYVCGPTVYGRAHIGNGRPAVVFDVLRTLLEHEYGDGHVVFARNITDVDDKIMKAAADEGFETSVITRRYEDFYLQDMGALGVRPPDIAPHATQEIPAMIAMIEELIESGNAYEAEQHVLFSVASDPDYGILSRRDREAMEAGARVEVAPFKKDPADFVLWKPSTDAMIGWDSPWGRGRPGWHIECSAMIREHLGKTIDIHAGGIDLVFPHHENEIAQSRCANHAPLANYWLHNGFVDLGTERMGKSVGNAITPEKLLEHHDGETLRFALLSGHYRQPLPWTEKLVEQSKATLDGLYRRVGDAAPGDIEQGVLDALSDDLNTPLALSRLGQIDDAAALKASANLLGLLTRSEDDWFRGGDGDDGAAIEAKIAERAAAKQSRDFATADRIRDELAADGILLEDGPGGTTWRRG, translated from the coding sequence GTGACCATCCGCCTCCACGACACGATGGCGCGCGAAAAGCGCGACTTCGTCCCTGCCGACCCCGATCGCGTGACGATCTATGTCTGCGGCCCCACCGTCTACGGCCGCGCGCATATCGGCAACGGCCGCCCCGCGGTCGTCTTCGACGTGCTGCGCACGCTGCTCGAGCATGAGTATGGCGATGGCCACGTCGTCTTCGCGCGCAACATCACCGACGTCGACGACAAGATCATGAAGGCTGCGGCAGACGAGGGCTTCGAGACGAGCGTCATCACCCGCCGCTACGAGGATTTTTACCTCCAGGACATGGGCGCGCTGGGCGTGCGCCCGCCCGACATCGCCCCGCACGCGACGCAGGAAATCCCGGCGATGATCGCGATGATCGAGGAGCTGATCGAAAGCGGCAACGCCTACGAGGCAGAGCAGCACGTGCTCTTCTCGGTCGCTAGCGATCCCGACTACGGCATCCTCTCTCGCCGCGACCGCGAAGCGATGGAGGCCGGCGCGCGTGTCGAGGTCGCCCCGTTCAAGAAGGACCCCGCCGACTTCGTCCTGTGGAAGCCGTCCACCGACGCCATGATCGGCTGGGACAGCCCGTGGGGCCGCGGCCGCCCCGGCTGGCACATCGAATGCTCGGCGATGATCCGCGAACACCTCGGCAAGACCATCGACATCCACGCCGGCGGGATCGACCTCGTCTTCCCGCATCACGAAAACGAAATCGCGCAAAGCCGCTGCGCGAACCATGCCCCGCTCGCCAATTACTGGCTCCACAATGGCTTCGTCGATCTCGGCACCGAGCGCATGGGCAAGTCGGTCGGCAATGCCATTACGCCCGAGAAGCTGCTCGAGCATCATGACGGCGAGACGCTGCGTTTTGCGCTGCTCTCAGGCCATTACCGCCAACCTTTGCCGTGGACCGAGAAGCTGGTCGAGCAGTCCAAGGCCACGCTCGACGGACTTTATCGCCGTGTCGGAGACGCCGCGCCCGGCGACATCGAGCAGGGCGTGCTCGATGCCTTGTCCGACGACCTCAACACCCCGCTCGCCCTCTCGCGTCTCGGGCAGATCGACGACGCGGCCGCGCTCAAGGCGAGCGCCAACCTCCTCGGCCTGCTGACCCGGAGCGAGGACGACTGGTTCCGTGGCGGAGACGGCGACGACGGTGCCGCAATCGAAGCCAAGATCGCCGAGCGCGCCGCCGCCAAGCAATCCCGCGACTTCGCCACTGCCGACCGGATCCGGGACGAGCTTGCGGCGGACGGGATCCTCCTCGAAGACGGCCCCGGGGGCACGACATGGCGGCGGGGCTGA
- a CDS encoding cation:proton antiporter: MAGEEAAAAANPHAATGLLLMDGAIMLGAALLFVTIFRRFGLGATLGYIVGGAIIGPNLLGLVGNAESVMSVSEFGIALLLFIVGLELHPSRLWRLRRDIFGLGLAQVVTCGLALSALIYAFLGFSLEASLAIGLPLGLSSTAQVLPMLRSTGELHQPHGERAFSVLLLQDISIVPLITIIAALSRAPADPSAPSGFVLALYTVGAIVGLILIGRFVLNPFFRLIGKIGERELFVVAGLFTVVGAAALMHALHLSAALGAFIAGVMLAESPYRHELESDVEPFRSILLGFFFISVGMLLDIGVILERPLMIVAIAAAIVVVKGSILFGLGRLFGMAQREALKFALLLSQAGEFGFVLLAQAQGAQLILGEAVSLFGAVITLSMASTPFLMMIIDRMEAREVDRGEGMDGPESAPNKGVIVVGYGRFGQTVAQMLMAKRFGVTLIDSKSDQIEMAGEFGSKVYYGDGTQIDLLRTAGAENARAILYCNDGRELTKEKLESVMEHFPQAAVMVRSFDRRHSISLDGLDLAFCVRELFESAVLMGKAALAELGVSQPEVERVETEYRKRDAERLERQSQSGDLHAGKELTFSDDNALPEENEPEPESKED, translated from the coding sequence ATGGCAGGTGAAGAGGCAGCCGCAGCCGCCAACCCCCACGCCGCGACCGGCCTGCTCCTCATGGACGGCGCCATCATGCTCGGCGCGGCGCTCCTGTTCGTCACCATTTTCCGCCGCTTCGGGCTTGGCGCGACGCTCGGCTATATCGTCGGCGGTGCGATCATCGGTCCCAACCTGCTCGGCCTGGTCGGCAATGCCGAGAGTGTCATGTCGGTGTCCGAATTCGGCATCGCCCTCCTGCTGTTCATCGTCGGACTCGAACTTCATCCCAGCCGCCTCTGGCGCCTGCGCCGCGATATTTTCGGCCTCGGCCTCGCGCAGGTCGTCACCTGCGGGCTCGCCCTATCGGCATTGATCTACGCCTTTCTTGGCTTCTCGCTCGAGGCCAGCCTCGCCATCGGCCTGCCCTTGGGCCTGTCATCCACCGCGCAGGTCCTTCCTATGCTTCGCTCGACCGGCGAATTGCATCAGCCGCATGGCGAGCGCGCCTTCTCGGTCCTGTTGCTGCAGGACATTTCGATCGTCCCGCTCATCACGATCATCGCCGCGCTTTCGCGTGCGCCCGCCGACCCCAGCGCACCGTCGGGCTTCGTTTTGGCGCTTTATACGGTAGGGGCAATCGTCGGCCTGATCCTGATCGGTCGCTTCGTCCTGAACCCCTTCTTCCGTCTGATCGGGAAGATTGGCGAGCGCGAACTGTTCGTGGTCGCAGGCCTGTTCACCGTCGTGGGCGCAGCCGCCCTGATGCACGCGCTGCACCTCTCGGCCGCGCTCGGAGCGTTCATCGCGGGCGTGATGCTTGCCGAGAGCCCCTACCGCCACGAACTCGAAAGCGACGTTGAACCCTTCCGTTCGATCCTGCTCGGCTTCTTCTTCATCTCGGTCGGCATGCTGCTCGACATCGGCGTCATCCTCGAACGACCGCTGATGATCGTCGCCATCGCCGCGGCCATTGTCGTGGTGAAGGGCTCGATCCTCTTCGGTCTCGGTCGCCTGTTCGGCATGGCGCAGCGGGAGGCGCTGAAGTTCGCGCTCTTGCTCAGCCAGGCGGGCGAATTCGGCTTTGTGCTCCTCGCGCAAGCGCAGGGCGCGCAACTAATCTTGGGTGAGGCGGTCTCGCTGTTCGGCGCGGTTATCACCCTGTCGATGGCCTCCACCCCGTTCCTGATGATGATCATCGACCGGATGGAGGCCCGCGAAGTCGATCGCGGCGAGGGGATGGATGGACCCGAAAGCGCGCCCAACAAGGGCGTGATCGTGGTCGGCTACGGCCGGTTCGGGCAGACTGTGGCGCAGATGCTGATGGCCAAGCGCTTCGGCGTCACGTTGATCGACAGCAAATCGGACCAGATCGAAATGGCGGGCGAGTTCGGCTCCAAGGTCTATTATGGGGACGGGACGCAGATCGACTTGTTGCGGACCGCAGGCGCCGAGAACGCCAGGGCAATTTTGTACTGCAACGACGGGCGCGAACTGACGAAAGAAAAGCTTGAATCGGTGATGGAGCATTTCCCGCAGGCCGCTGTGATGGTGCGCAGCTTCGACCGTCGCCATTCCATCTCGCTCGACGGGCTCGATCTTGCTTTCTGCGTCCGCGAACTGTTCGAAAGTGCGGTGCTCATGGGGAAGGCGGCGCTCGCCGAACTGGGGGTCAGCCAGCCCGAAGTCGAACGTGTCGAGACCGAATATCGCAAGCGGGACGCCGAACGGCTCGAGCGGCAGAGCCAGAGCGGCGACCTGCATGCGGGCAAGGAACTGACATTCAGCGACGACAATGCGCTGCCCGAAGAGAACGAGCCCGAGCCGGAATCGAAGGAAGACTAG
- a CDS encoding putative bifunctional diguanylate cyclase/phosphodiesterase, with the protein MQVERFHGASSQQDEAVPSTGDAWLFDLRAPDSFADREVARLRLAQVRHIPLFMILSHLLAAGVLVASLGMAIEPTIVAMFGGLLALDISACLMMRFRKRVGLRSHHIHRIMVGFALVTTALWCLTGFAVSELDALKATPIPEFIVGVGVLALVIAAMAGPMLTVAIGVTSTLTAMYVNMPIYISMGIATVTLLVGLVSVTSSRNLLRSARRRQQLEADARKALQFINEYETSGQGWFWETDAAGLLTYVSDQLAEDVGCEAKTLVGRKLTEILRIDKKIDGSETEDRTLGFHLSARFPFSDVVVRPVANDDVHWSMSGNPIYDQENRFLGFRGLGSDLTEKRRTEQEISRLARFDSLTGLPNRAKMRQTLEEALRSGQRRGRGCTLFLIDLDRFKNVNDTLGHPTGDALLREVGARLTSVLGEHGQVGRLGGDEFKAVLPRLTETGLLESIARNMISEVSKPYIIEGHRVTIGTSIGIAVGDPGRGCADSMIRNADLALYAAKAAGRGCHAFFEPSMHSEATDRQRLENDLRGAVERNDLHVVFQPIVRAASENVCGFEALVRWDHPARGAISPEKFISVAEECGLIGKIGEFVLDRSVEQAKLWPENVRVAVNLSPIQFNDPRIVDIVANTLERHKLRADRLELEITEGVFLAESEETDDTFARLKELGVRLALDDFGTGYSSLGYLKTAPFDKIKIDQSFVKGLRETGDRNHAIVRAIVTLAESLGMDTTAEGIETHDTLEAIRALGVSQVQGFIFGKPLPAEEAERVAHRQIAVPEGHAANREKRHRLMRRAVTAIDGEATEIRLRNISAKGALVECTRPVAPGTVLAIDIVGVGPVVGTVRWSQANRFGVQFDDVFDLARLTATKQEVKPTAPSMKPWYLEQPTGSEG; encoded by the coding sequence ATGCAAGTTGAGCGTTTTCACGGGGCGAGTAGCCAGCAGGACGAGGCTGTCCCCTCGACGGGGGACGCGTGGCTGTTCGACCTGCGCGCGCCCGACAGTTTCGCCGACCGCGAAGTCGCAAGGCTACGACTGGCGCAGGTTCGCCACATCCCGCTCTTCATGATCCTGTCGCATCTGCTGGCTGCCGGCGTGCTGGTGGCCAGTCTCGGGATGGCGATCGAGCCGACGATCGTAGCGATGTTCGGCGGGCTGTTGGCCCTCGACATCTCGGCCTGCCTGATGATGCGATTTCGCAAGCGTGTCGGCCTGCGCTCGCATCATATTCACCGCATCATGGTGGGGTTCGCGCTCGTCACGACTGCGCTTTGGTGTCTGACCGGTTTCGCCGTGTCCGAACTGGATGCGCTCAAGGCCACGCCAATTCCCGAATTCATTGTCGGCGTCGGCGTGCTGGCGCTCGTCATCGCGGCGATGGCGGGCCCGATGCTGACCGTTGCCATCGGCGTCACGAGCACGCTGACGGCAATGTATGTCAACATGCCGATCTATATCTCGATGGGCATCGCGACCGTCACGCTCTTGGTCGGTCTCGTGTCGGTCACGTCGAGCCGCAACCTGCTTCGCTCGGCGCGGCGTCGACAGCAGTTGGAAGCCGACGCACGCAAGGCGCTCCAGTTCATCAACGAGTATGAGACGAGCGGCCAAGGCTGGTTCTGGGAGACTGACGCGGCTGGGCTGCTCACCTATGTCAGCGACCAGCTGGCAGAGGATGTCGGCTGCGAAGCAAAGACGCTGGTGGGACGCAAGCTGACCGAGATTCTCCGGATCGACAAAAAAATCGACGGGAGCGAGACCGAGGACCGCACGCTCGGCTTCCATCTGTCGGCGCGTTTCCCCTTTTCCGACGTCGTCGTGCGGCCGGTCGCGAACGACGATGTCCACTGGTCGATGAGCGGCAATCCGATCTACGACCAGGAGAACCGCTTCCTCGGCTTTCGCGGGCTCGGCAGCGACCTTACCGAAAAGCGCCGAACCGAACAGGAAATTTCACGGCTGGCCCGGTTCGACTCGCTGACCGGCCTGCCCAACCGCGCCAAGATGCGCCAGACGCTCGAGGAAGCCCTTCGCAGCGGGCAGCGTCGGGGCCGCGGCTGTACGCTGTTCCTGATCGACCTCGACCGGTTCAAGAACGTCAACGATACGCTGGGTCACCCGACGGGCGACGCCTTGCTCCGCGAAGTCGGGGCGCGCCTCACCAGCGTGCTGGGCGAGCATGGACAAGTCGGACGCCTGGGCGGCGACGAATTCAAGGCCGTCCTGCCGCGACTGACCGAGACGGGCCTGCTCGAATCCATCGCCCGCAACATGATCTCCGAAGTCTCGAAGCCCTACATTATCGAGGGCCACCGCGTGACCATCGGCACCTCGATCGGGATCGCAGTGGGCGACCCAGGGCGCGGTTGCGCCGACAGCATGATCCGCAACGCCGACCTCGCGCTTTACGCGGCGAAGGCTGCAGGGCGCGGCTGCCACGCATTCTTCGAGCCTTCGATGCACAGCGAGGCGACCGATCGACAGCGGCTCGAGAACGACTTGCGCGGCGCGGTCGAACGCAACGACCTGCACGTCGTGTTCCAGCCGATCGTGCGTGCGGCGAGCGAGAATGTCTGTGGCTTCGAAGCGCTGGTGCGTTGGGACCATCCCGCGCGCGGCGCGATCAGCCCCGAGAAATTCATCAGCGTCGCGGAAGAATGTGGCCTGATCGGCAAGATCGGCGAATTCGTGCTCGATCGGTCGGTCGAACAAGCCAAGCTGTGGCCGGAGAATGTGCGCGTCGCGGTCAACCTGTCGCCGATCCAGTTCAACGACCCGCGCATCGTCGACATCGTCGCCAACACGCTCGAGCGGCACAAACTTCGCGCCGATCGGCTCGAACTGGAAATTACCGAAGGCGTATTCCTGGCCGAGAGCGAGGAGACGGACGACACGTTCGCTCGGCTCAAGGAACTGGGAGTCCGTCTCGCACTCGACGATTTCGGGACCGGCTACTCCTCGCTCGGCTATTTGAAGACGGCACCGTTCGACAAGATCAAGATCGACCAGAGCTTCGTCAAAGGACTGCGCGAGACGGGCGACCGCAACCACGCGATCGTGCGAGCGATCGTGACGCTCGCCGAGAGCCTCGGCATGGATACGACCGCCGAGGGAATCGAGACGCACGACACGCTTGAGGCGATCCGCGCGCTGGGCGTGAGCCAGGTGCAGGGCTTCATCTTCGGAAAGCCGCTACCCGCCGAAGAGGCCGAGCGGGTCGCGCATCGCCAAATTGCGGTGCCCGAAGGCCATGCCGCCAATCGCGAAAAGCGCCATCGCCTGATGCGTCGCGCGGTGACCGCCATCGATGGCGAGGCGACTGAAATCCGCCTCCGCAACATCAGCGCGAAGGGCGCCTTGGTCGAGTGCACCCGTCCGGTCGCCCCGGGCACGGTTCTCGCAATCGACATTGTCGGCGTCGGTCCGGTGGTCGGCACCGTCCGCTGGAGCCAGGCAAATCGCTTCGGCGTTCAGTTCGACGACGTTTTCGACCTGGCGCGTCTCACGGCGACCAAGCAGGAAGTCAAGCCGACGGCGCCGTCGATGAAGCCCTGGTATCTGGAGCAGCCGACGGGCAGCGAAGGCTAG
- the radA gene encoding DNA repair protein RadA yields MAKPKKRYVCQACGSVTSRWQGQCGDCGDWNTLVEDAGGVVTAFSKKHNLQGGGSKIEMVGLDAEIALPDRMVTGIAEYDRALGGGIVPGSATLIGGDPGIGKSTLLLQVAANLASKGKSAVYVSGEEAADQVRLRALRLGLGKAPVKLAAATSVRDILTTLGDDAPDFLVIDSIQTMHSDMIEGAPGTVSQVRASAHELVRFAKERGTALVLVGHVTKDGNIAGPRVLEHMVDTVLGFEGERSHQYRILRAIKNRFGGTDEIGVFSMEAEGLNEVANPSSLFLTERGEELAGTSVFPALEGTRPVLVEIQALTVRLASGATPRRSAVGWDSQRLAMLLAVLEARCGVSFASTEVYLNVAGGYRLSDPAADLAVAAALVSALSERPVPAGTVVFGEVALSGEIRPVAHSALRAREAAKLGFDKGWVPKGVKGKDGLALAHFERLSALVDHLLER; encoded by the coding sequence ATGGCGAAACCGAAGAAACGTTATGTCTGTCAGGCCTGCGGGTCGGTCACGTCGCGCTGGCAGGGGCAGTGCGGGGATTGCGGGGACTGGAATACGCTGGTCGAGGATGCCGGCGGGGTCGTCACTGCCTTTTCCAAGAAGCATAATCTACAGGGCGGCGGGTCGAAGATCGAAATGGTCGGGCTCGACGCCGAGATTGCGCTGCCCGACCGTATGGTCACCGGCATCGCCGAATATGACCGCGCGCTGGGCGGCGGGATCGTGCCGGGTAGCGCGACGCTGATCGGTGGCGATCCGGGGATCGGCAAGTCGACCCTGCTGCTGCAGGTCGCAGCCAATCTCGCGAGCAAGGGTAAATCGGCGGTCTACGTTTCGGGTGAGGAGGCGGCGGACCAGGTGAGGCTGCGCGCGCTTCGCCTCGGGCTGGGCAAGGCGCCTGTCAAGCTGGCCGCGGCGACTAGCGTGCGCGACATTCTCACCACGCTCGGTGACGACGCGCCCGACTTCCTCGTCATCGATTCTATCCAGACCATGCACAGCGACATGATCGAGGGCGCGCCGGGCACGGTAAGCCAGGTTCGTGCCTCGGCCCACGAACTCGTCCGCTTCGCGAAGGAGCGCGGCACCGCACTCGTGCTGGTCGGCCACGTCACCAAGGACGGCAATATCGCAGGACCGCGCGTCCTCGAACATATGGTCGACACCGTACTTGGGTTCGAGGGCGAGCGATCGCACCAATATCGCATCCTACGCGCCATCAAGAACCGGTTCGGCGGCACCGACGAGATCGGCGTATTCTCGATGGAAGCGGAAGGGCTCAACGAAGTCGCCAACCCGTCGAGCTTGTTCCTCACCGAGCGCGGTGAGGAATTGGCGGGCACATCCGTTTTCCCTGCACTCGAAGGCACGCGCCCCGTGCTGGTCGAAATACAGGCGCTTACCGTCCGTCTCGCCAGCGGCGCGACACCGCGGCGCAGCGCGGTCGGGTGGGACAGCCAGCGGCTCGCCATGCTGCTCGCGGTCCTCGAAGCGCGCTGCGGCGTTAGCTTCGCCTCGACCGAAGTCTACCTCAACGTCGCGGGCGGCTATCGCCTGTCCGACCCTGCGGCAGATTTGGCGGTCGCCGCTGCCTTGGTCTCCGCGTTGTCGGAGCGTCCCGTTCCCGCTGGCACCGTCGTCTTCGGCGAGGTCGCCTTGTCGGGCGAAATTCGCCCCGTCGCGCACAGTGCGTTGCGAGCTCGCGAGGCGGCGAAGCTCGGTTTCGACAAGGGGTGGGTGCCCAAGGGCGTGAAGGGCAAGGACGGGCTCGCGCTCGCGCATTTCGAGCGCCTCTCCGCGCTCGTCGATCATCTTCTCGAGCGCTAA
- a CDS encoding CvpA family protein codes for MTALDIFVIILLGGGALLGFVRGFVHEVLALFAWVAAILAVKFGLPTVVAYFGDRSQSDTWALIAGFAILFLPTYILVRILAKKLGGKTRKSIIGPIDRFLGGGFGILKGLVAATVVFLVANLFVDLLQGPEGDRPAWMTESETYALLNASTEATVEIVRDLREEDAL; via the coding sequence ATGACCGCACTCGATATCTTCGTCATCATCCTGCTCGGCGGCGGCGCGCTGCTCGGCTTCGTGCGTGGCTTCGTCCACGAGGTGCTTGCACTGTTCGCCTGGGTCGCGGCCATTCTTGCGGTGAAATTCGGATTGCCGACCGTGGTCGCCTATTTCGGTGACCGCTCCCAGAGCGACACGTGGGCGTTGATCGCCGGCTTCGCGATCCTTTTCCTGCCGACCTACATCCTCGTCCGCATTCTCGCGAAGAAGCTCGGCGGCAAGACGCGCAAGTCGATCATCGGGCCCATCGACCGCTTCCTCGGCGGCGGGTTCGGCATACTCAAGGGACTGGTCGCCGCAACCGTCGTCTTCCTGGTCGCCAACCTGTTCGTCGACCTGCTGCAGGGGCCGGAGGGGGATCGCCCCGCCTGGATGACCGAGAGCGAGACCTACGCGCTGCTTAACGCCAGCACCGAGGCGACTGTCGAGATCGTCCGCGACCTGCGCGAGGAGGACGCGCTGTGA